The proteins below come from a single Anaerolineae bacterium genomic window:
- the thpR gene encoding RNA 2',3'-cyclic phosphodiesterase has protein sequence MMTTLRVFIAIDLPDDARAKLADVQSRLKEMTPPNTVRWTAPQNIHLTLHFLGDVAVADLHKIIAALELAGAACVPFSLALEGVGCFPHTRRPRIVWVGISGQMEILAQMHQDLGAMLQKNIGFRPESRPYSPHLTIGRVKKGIPPRRLTQLGQAIESQQRLGGQLIALEVKEIKLIKSELKPDGPVYTPLALGLLRGVRK, from the coding sequence ATGATGACCACTCTCCGGGTTTTTATTGCTATTGACCTGCCAGATGATGCCCGCGCTAAACTGGCCGATGTCCAGAGCCGCTTGAAGGAGATGACCCCGCCCAACACGGTGCGCTGGACCGCGCCACAAAATATTCACCTGACGCTCCATTTTCTGGGCGATGTGGCTGTGGCCGATTTGCACAAAATTATCGCGGCGCTTGAGTTGGCTGGGGCGGCTTGCGTTCCCTTTTCGTTGGCATTAGAGGGAGTGGGATGTTTTCCCCATACCCGGCGGCCTCGCATTGTGTGGGTTGGCATTTCAGGCCAAATGGAAATACTGGCCCAAATGCATCAGGATTTGGGCGCAATGCTCCAAAAAAATATCGGCTTTAGACCGGAATCTCGCCCTTATTCACCCCACTTGACCATTGGCCGGGTTAAAAAAGGTATTCCGCCGCGTCGTTTGACCCAATTAGGCCAGGCGATTGAGTCGCAGCAGAGGCTTGGGGGCCAACTGATCGCCCTGGAAGTCAAAGAAATCAAGCTAATCAAAAGCGAGTTGAAGCCGGACGGTCCGGTCTATACCCCGTTAGCTTTGGGTTTGCTGAGAGGAGTTAGAAAATAG